The following proteins are co-located in the Ensifer sp. WSM1721 genome:
- a CDS encoding DoxX family protein — protein MSQNVIVLIGRILLSIIFITSGFGKLTDPAATAGMITNAGWPAATALAYLAGIFELAAGLAVLVGFQTRIASYLLAAFCLVTGFVFHSGAINIPDFPPAANGLLTVFNQIMMMKNVTIAGAFLVLAGFGPGALSLDARVGRAVTA, from the coding sequence ATGTCCCAGAATGTCATCGTCCTCATCGGACGCATTCTTCTCTCTATCATCTTCATCACCTCCGGTTTCGGCAAGCTGACCGATCCGGCGGCAACGGCGGGAATGATCACCAATGCCGGCTGGCCGGCGGCAACGGCGCTCGCTTATCTCGCCGGTATCTTCGAACTCGCCGCGGGCCTCGCGGTTCTCGTCGGTTTCCAGACGCGCATCGCGTCCTACCTGCTTGCTGCCTTCTGCTTGGTGACGGGTTTCGTCTTCCACAGCGGCGCGATCAACATCCCGGACTTCCCGCCGGCCGCCAATGGCTTGCTGACGGTCTTCAACCAAATCATGATGATGAAGAACGTCACCATCGCCGGCGCCTTCCTCGTGCTCGCCGGCTTCGGCCCGGGTGCGCTCTCGCTCGATGCCCGCGTCGGCAGGGCCGTCACCGCCTAA
- a CDS encoding RbsD/FucU family protein, translating into MLKGIDPILSPELLSALRAMGHGDEIALVDGNYPGQEHARRLVRLDGHHLIPVLDAILSVLPIDDFVPEAIFRATVKQDKDALDPVHRDIIACCRKHEPKQPVVPLLGADFYPRVRAAHTVVQTSEPRLYGNVILRKGVIYP; encoded by the coding sequence ATGCTAAAAGGAATAGATCCCATCCTGAGCCCGGAACTGCTTTCCGCGCTCAGAGCAATGGGGCACGGCGACGAGATCGCGCTGGTCGACGGAAACTACCCCGGACAGGAACATGCACGCCGATTGGTACGACTCGACGGTCACCACCTGATCCCCGTGCTCGACGCTATTCTCAGCGTGCTGCCGATCGACGATTTCGTGCCCGAAGCGATCTTCCGCGCCACGGTCAAGCAGGACAAGGATGCGCTCGATCCGGTGCATCGCGACATCATCGCCTGCTGCCGGAAGCACGAGCCGAAGCAGCCGGTCGTTCCATTGCTCGGCGCGGACTTCTACCCGCGCGTCAGGGCCGCCCACACGGTGGTTCAGACCAGCGAGCCGCGGCTCTATGGCAACGTCATCCTGCGCAAGGGCGTAATCTATCCCTGA
- a CDS encoding ROK family transcriptional regulator, translating to MSLTEGPYAGPAQPDVIDPSGGANQTRVRAYNERLVMSLVRRHGSLSKAEIARRSGLSAQTVSVIMRALEADGLLIRGAPVRGRVGQPSIPMRLNPDAVYSFGVKIGRRSADLVLMDFLGSIRLQLHQIHTYPLPHEIVTFIVEGMQKLEQQLTPDERGRIAGVGIATPFELWNWAEEVGAPREEMDKWRSFDLQAAVAARVPRPVFLQNDGTSACGAELAFGVGASYPDFVYFYIGSFIGGGVVINSALFSGRTGTAGAIGPLPVAGKDGRSTQLLKIASVFVLEKLLRERGMDPKPLWYSADDWIDFGEPLEIWIQDSAAALAQAVVSAVSIVDFSAAVIDGGFPSWVRSRLLAATRKALRTLDLQGVTVPDLVEGAVGSHARAIGGASLPLFSRYLLDTNVLFKELS from the coding sequence ATGTCATTGACAGAGGGTCCCTATGCGGGACCGGCTCAACCGGATGTGATCGACCCAAGCGGCGGGGCCAATCAGACACGCGTGCGCGCCTACAACGAACGGCTGGTCATGTCGCTGGTGCGGCGGCACGGCAGCCTGTCAAAAGCCGAGATCGCGCGCCGCTCGGGCCTCTCGGCGCAAACCGTCTCCGTCATCATGCGCGCGCTCGAAGCCGACGGCCTGCTCATCCGCGGCGCACCGGTGCGCGGCCGCGTAGGACAGCCCTCGATCCCCATGCGCCTCAATCCGGACGCCGTCTACTCCTTCGGAGTCAAGATCGGCCGCCGCAGCGCCGATCTCGTGCTCATGGACTTTCTCGGCAGCATTCGTCTGCAATTGCACCAGATCCATACCTATCCGCTCCCCCACGAGATCGTCACCTTCATCGTCGAGGGCATGCAGAAACTCGAGCAACAGCTAACGCCGGATGAGCGCGGGCGCATCGCCGGCGTCGGCATCGCCACGCCCTTCGAACTGTGGAACTGGGCCGAGGAAGTCGGCGCGCCGCGCGAAGAGATGGACAAGTGGCGCAGTTTCGACCTGCAGGCGGCCGTCGCGGCACGTGTCCCGCGTCCCGTCTTTCTGCAAAATGACGGCACGAGCGCCTGCGGTGCGGAACTCGCCTTCGGTGTCGGCGCCAGCTATCCGGATTTCGTCTATTTCTATATCGGCTCCTTCATCGGCGGCGGCGTGGTCATCAACTCCGCCCTCTTCTCCGGCCGGACCGGTACGGCCGGTGCTATCGGTCCATTGCCGGTTGCGGGCAAGGATGGCAGGTCGACGCAATTGCTGAAGATCGCCTCGGTCTTCGTGCTCGAAAAGCTCTTGCGCGAACGCGGCATGGATCCGAAGCCGCTCTGGTATTCAGCGGACGACTGGATCGACTTCGGCGAGCCCTTGGAGATCTGGATCCAGGATTCGGCCGCGGCGCTCGCCCAGGCCGTTGTCTCGGCCGTCTCCATCGTCGACTTCTCCGCCGCAGTGATCGACGGCGGCTTCCCGTCCTGGGTACGCTCCCGTCTTCTCGCGGCCACCCGCAAGGCGCTGCGGACGCTGGATCTCCAGGGCGTCACCGTTCCGGACCTCGTCGAAGGTGCCGTCGGAAGCCACGCCAGGGCGATCGGCGGCGCAAGCTTGCCGCTGTTTTCCCGCTACCTGCTCGACACGAATGTTCTCTTTAAGGAGCTTAGTTAA